The following are encoded in a window of Pyrenophora tritici-repentis strain M4 chromosome 6, whole genome shotgun sequence genomic DNA:
- a CDS encoding Glyco-tranf-2-3 multi-domain protein: MFPFSLALFPNWSWFCIFLALFLFRYVRLWVNLASNWTYTPIQPVDDPTITSKDMTVIIPTVAEDLQQLKETVQSAYRLEPLELLLVTPDSRVKRVYQMVEELGSPKTIQVLSVSQANKRRQLCRAIPEVETKITLLLDDDVWLPEKFTKWILAPFEDPRVGGVGTNQQIRRFNRSSIWEFLGAIYLVRRNFDCTACNWIDGGLPCLSGRAVAYRSEILQDPNFTYGFTHETWGSDHFLNADDDNFITRWLFSHNWKIQMQNHRECEVETTLEDDAKYLRQCLRWVRSNWRSNLTSLTEGYMWMNYPWSLYAVFQTTLTQWAFLLDCALVASVYFALSEAGYYAVEDDKMSHSEKWQRTLFWALFLAHWIFAKTIKLVPHLLRNPGDVRFVPVSILFGYFHNLIKLYGCITVTETTWGTREGADADDNIRMLPIPPMAAITPPLTPPPGGRVLRERGAGFPMMN, translated from the exons ATGTTTCCCTTCTCGTTAGCATTGTTCCCTAATTGGAGTTGGTTCTGTATCTTTTTGGCGCTTTT TTTGTTTCGATATGTCAGACTATGGGTCAACCTCGCGAGCAACTGGACATACACACCCATCCAGCCCGTCGACGACCCGACCATTACTTCCAAAGACATGACCGTCATCATCCCCACCGTTGCCGAGGATCTCCAGCAGTTGAAAGAGACGGTCCAGAGCGCATATCGGCTCGAGCcccttgagcttctcctcgTGACGCCCGACTCTCGGGTAAAACGCGTGTATCAAATGGTTGAAGAGCTGGGGAGCCCCAAGACCATCCAGGTATTGTCCGTCAGCCAAGCCAACAAGCGTCGACAACTATGTCGGGCTATCCCGGAAGTTGAGACCAAGATTACACTCTTGCTTGACGACGATGTATGGCTGCCCGAAAAGTTCACAAAATGGATTCTGGCCCCCTTTGAAGACCCCAGGGTCGGAGGTGTGGGCACCAACCAGCAAATCCGCCGCTTCAACCGGTCAAGCATCTGGGAGTTCCTAGGTGCTATCTACCTTGTCAGGAGAAACTTTGACTGCACTGCCTGCAACTGGATAGACGGAGGGCTGCCGTGTCTGTCGGGTCGGGCTGTCGCCTATCGATCCGAAATCCTACAGGACCCAAACTTCACATACGGCTTCACACACGAAACATGGGGAAGCGATCACTTTCTAAACGCAGACGACGACAACTTCATCACCCGCTGGTTATTTTCGCACAACTGGAAGATCCAGATGCAGAACCACCGCGAATGCGAGGTCGAGACGACGCTCGAAGACGACGCAAAGTACCTTCGTCAATGCCTCCGATGGGTGCGCTCTAATTGGAGGAGCAACCTGACCAGTCTAACGGAAGGCTACATGTGGATG AACTACCCATGGTCTCTCTACGCCGTCTTTCAGACAACGCTTACGCAATGGGCCTTTCTCCTCGATTGCGCCCTGGTCGCATCCGTATACTTTGCTCTATCCGAGGCAGGCTACTACGCCGTCGAGGATGACAAGATGTCACACTCGGAGAAATGGCAGCGCACACTTTTTTGGGCCCTGTTCCTGGCACACTGGATCTTCGCAAAGACGATTAAGCTTGTCCCGCATTTATTAAGAAATCCCGGCGACGTCCGCTTTGTCCCGGTCTCAATTCTGTTTGGTTACTTCCACAACCTGATCAAACTCTACGGCTGCATCACAGTCACCGAG ACCACTTGGGGTACGCGCGAAGGCGCCGATGCAGACGACAACATAAGGATGTTGCCCATTCCGCCGATGGCGGCGATTACTCCCCCTCTGACGCCTCCGCCCGGCGGTCGCGTGCTTCGCGAACGCGGTGCGGGATTTCCAATGATGAATTAG
- a CDS encoding DUF1421 multi-domain protein: protein MESPNLTPQWQFWQTQPYQQSPSPPAQSPHGYPQSHGPEYTQYMLAAGSYVQPHYSNTSGIHMIAELPAPLPPSPSTTTPEEQLKQDELLARKMHQMELEEARRKSESAVGQHQRPVSMMPQASQQLSPPLLHHHQSAQTLRPHSRSFSSIPNQRPVSMVPPNTQQLAPLPLAHHRSAQSLRPHSQSVGAATEPWSPESFASQPKPPPIPQPTPQIDLSRYSTLPEVVVESHPVSYYEPKPQSESFPIPVLPAPQQPARRPSVALDPSSLPAYLEQYRQAPYPPQWTPTTIPLHLLRPPRPPNPLPAQPGSIPPQPVPGKQSDTPIPRPPPPQQPTPSNSK from the coding sequence ATGGAATCGCCAAACCTCACCCCGCAGTGGCAGTTCTGGCAAACACAACCGTACCAGCAATCGCCTTCACCGCCAGCGCAATCACCTCATGGCTACCCACAATCTCACGGCCCCGAGTACACACAGTACATGCTGGCGGCAGGATCTTACGTTCAACCGCACTACAGCAACACATCTGGTATACACATGATCGCTGAATTACCGGCACCACTaccgccatcaccatctACAACGACCCCAGAGGAGCAGTTGAAGCAAGATGAACTACTTGCGCGCAAGATGCATCAAATGGAACTTGAAGAAGCCAGGAGAAAATCAGAAAGTGCGGTTGGTCAGCATCAACGCCCCGTGAGCATGATGCCACAAGCCTCGCAACAATTGTCACCACCGCTTTTACACCATCACCAATCTGCGCAAACCCTCCGGCCTCATTCAAGAAGCTTCTCCTCAATTCCCAACCAGCGGCCAGTCAGCATGGTACCACCAAATACCCAGCAACTTGCGCCGTTGCCTCTTGCACACCATCGCTCAGCGCAGTCACTACGACCTCACTCTCAAAGCGTAGGAGCAGCGACCGAGCCGTGGAGTCCTGAATCGTTCGCTTCACAACCTAAGCCGCCTCCTATACCACAGCCTACTCCTCAAATTGACCTAAGTCGCTACAGCACATTGCCCGAGGTAGTAGTGGAGTCACACCCAGTATCTTACTACGAACCAAAGCCTCAATCTGAGAGCTTCCCAATTCCCGTCCTGCCAGCCCCACAACAACCAGCCAGACGTCCATCCGTCGCGCTCGATCCATCATCCTTACCTGCATACCTCGAGCAATACCGCCAAGCACCCTACCCACCCCAATGGACCCCCACCACCATCCCTCTCCACCTTCTACGCCCACCGAGACCCCCAAACCCTCTTCCAGCACAACCTGGCTCGATACCCCCTCAACCTGTTCCTGGAAAACAGTCCGACACTCCGATCCCTCGGCCTCCACCACCCCAGCAGCCTACACCTTCAAATTCAAAGTAA
- a CDS encoding methyltransferase: MSVSLSGNCLAPSSSLPSIRSLVVASEDQVATALKNLQALYCPVRLPTIISDSTSKREQTSIVSPPEPVDSGYASQDEDDDDESDAEEVTAALRTDPFERTFATKWLTSLIACAEELEFDESVREKIVDDAGFILSKLFDSPDDEEEEAITRDFSFPTSSGHAVEVTLNDAPLSSTDHTAVGLQSWGASIVLSSMMCADPDLFGFDQTRLHEQASITELGAGTGLVSLVLAKLLPEIGIQSMSISATDYHPAVLDNCKANIDTNFPPNSYSSPPVETAILDWAEPPAHLKSSSDLLIASDVVYAPEHANWLRDCAAHLLSPTGTFWLMVTMRKTGKFEGIPDTVEAVFADESCPKNEYGATFKILEREFVEKRKGIGRGDESGYNLYRIGWA; this comes from the coding sequence ATGAGTGTCAGCTTATCAGGCAACTGCCTGGCACCTTCAAGCAGTTTACCATCCATCCGATCGCTGGTTGTGGCATCCGAGGACCAGGTCGCCACCGCGCTTAAGAATTTGCAGGCGTTGTACTGCCCTGTACGCTTGCCGACTATCATATCAGACTCAACTTCTAAGCGAGAACAAACTTCCATTGTATCCCCACCGGAGCCGGTTGATTCTGGTTACGCATCGCAGgacgaagatgacgacgacgagtCTGATGCCGAGGAGGTGACAGCAGCCCTACGCACGGATCCTTTTGAACGGACATTTGCCACCAAATGGCTCACCTCGCTGATTGCATGTGCTGAGGAGTTGGAATTTGACGAGTCTGTCCGGGAAAAGATTGTTGATGACGCAGGCTTTATTCTGTCAAAGTTGTTCGACTCCCCCGAtgatgaggaagaagaggcaATCACACGAGATTTCTCTTTTCCTACTTCATCTGGACACGCTGTTGAAGTCACACTCAACGATGCGCCACTATCTTCGACAGATCATACGGCCGTCGGACTTCAGTCGTGGGGTGCTAGTATCGTACTGAGCAGTATGATGTGTGCGGATCCGGACCTATTCGGTTTCGATCAAACTCGACTTCATGAGCAAGCAAGCATCACAGAACTTGGTGCCGGTACTGGACTTGTAAGCTTGGTGCTGGCGAAACTACTTCCTGAGATTGGTATCCAAAGCATGAGCATCTCTGCAACGGATTATCACCCTGCAGTCCTGGACAACTGCAAAGCGAATATTGACACCAACTTCCCACCTAACTCGTACAGCTCACCGCCTGTAGAAACTGCGATATTAGACTGGGCGGAACCCCCTGCCCATTTGAAATCGTCCTCTGATCTCCTTATCGCATCCGACGTTGTTTACGCCCCTGAACACGCCAACTGGCTACGCGACTGCGCGGCCCATCTCCTCTCCCCGACTGGTACTTTCTGGCTCATGGTTACTATGCGCAAGACGGGGAAGTTTGAGGGTATACCGGATACAGTGGAAGCTGTATTCGCTGATGAGTCATGTCCGAAGAATGAGTATGGCGCAACATTCAAGATCCTGGAGAGAGAATTTGTGGAAAAGAGGAAGGGCATTGGACGGGGTGACGAAAGTGGATACAACCTTTATAGAATAGGATGGGCATAG
- a CDS encoding HET domain containing protein — MKSDLNKTFREIFDNDGAALYKQLFQVREFQLDRKESERWMQRPRFLKLYKPSDFDVVGKETDGSRPRRTIALTSREEDNERIGRYIAVSWRWIKNEDVRAVGCNTQARFDYYIKRPGEKSYKTEFPDWFMDRVWRFAESKGIHKIWIDTDCIFQRPGDEGKYPEDKKHGVQAMDLVYGGSLAVGLLTKSLTKQADVDMLAALLSEQTFTGFQLKEDTVQGMLKVIRHVLSDDRWDRGWIFQEDHLASKRMTLLIPHSENISKSHLSDVFGELLGDLTVNLAQFRRTVTMFCQACSKSGEHRSLKDILDKVKQYNQYDVQTTTTLRVLDDVCSRSLKLENDRPAIFANALRFKYRLDTSEDSSLAKSDKFSMSVVFLTLILKNGEIFNNNISTLDILSYTLRSLLKKLEFKIDAPRPDYKQTFVDHCRFPSPEICAQGIKTNGILWNLRDSKLLNLNPGEKMLLKRYQSMRHRGARLSERGKAAIELLARKLARNKKTKRLSIYLRRKIKLDKPGEKAAASTNYILNNLYALSGALLKGHELSLGSPDTETYGEPEDTAIFITKRRDFMAFTSWEEGPDHGQERLASLLVTTFHGYEGVGKKYAPQDSDEEDAPCVLKNRGWVNGVWVANSGVREKVVFPVPGILEGCREVGRGVKRKRKA, encoded by the coding sequence ATGAAGAGCGATCTCAACAAGACCTTTCGCGAGATCTTCGACAACGATGGAGCAGCATTATATAAACAGTTGTTCCAGGTCCGGGAATTCCAATTAGATCGCAAGGAGTCCGAGCGATGGATGCAACGACCGAGGTTTCTGAAATTGTACAAGCCATCCGATTTCGATGTGGTTGGGAAGGAAACGGACGGCTCTAGGCCTAGGCGAACCATAGCGTTGACGTCTCGGGAAGAAGACAACGAAAGGATAGGCAGGTACATTGCTGTATCATGGCGATGGATCAAAAACGAGGACGTACGAGCTGTTGGCTGCAATACGCAGGCACGCTTTGATTATTATATCAAGAGACCAGGGGAGAAGTCTTACAAAACCGAGTTTCCAGATTGGTTCATGGACCGTGTATGGCGCTTCGCGGAGAGTAAAGGTATTCACAAGATATGGATTGACACGGACTGCATATTTCAAAGGCCAGGAGACGAGGGAAAGTACCCTGAAGATAAGAAACATGGCGTGCAGGCCATGGATCTTGTTTATGGGGGCAGCCTAGCTGTTGGGCTGCTCACAAAGTCTCTTACGAAGCAAGCCGACGTCGACATGCTGGCTGCATTGCTCTCTGAGCAGACATTCACCGGCTTCCAGCTGAAGGAGGATACTGTTCAGGGAATGCTCAAGGTTATTCGTCATGTTCTCAGTGATGATCGTTGGGATCGAGGCTGGATTTTCCAAGAGGATCATCTGGCTTCAAAGAGAATGACATTGCTCATTCCGCACTCTGAAAACATCTCCAAATCTCATCTTAGCGACGTATTTGGAGAACTTTTGGGTGATCTCACCGTCAATCTCGCTCAGTTTCGAAGAACTGTCACCATGTTCTGCCAGGCATGTTCCAAGAGCGGAGAGCACAGATCGCTAAAGGACATCCTGGATAAGGTGAAGCAGTACAACCAATACGACGTACAGACTACCACAACTCTTCGTGTCCTCGACGACGTCTGTAGCCGCTCACTAAAATTGGAAAACGACAGACCCGCCATATTTGCAAATGCACTGCGATTCAAATACCGTCTCGATACCAGCGAAGACTCGTCACTTGCGAAGTCGGACAAATTCAGCATGTCCGTAGTATTCCTCACACTGATCTTGAAGAACGGCGAAATATTCAACAACAACATCAGCACGCTCGACATCCTGTCCTACACCCTCCGCTCCTTGCTGAAAAAGTTGGAATTCAAGATCGATGCCCCACGTCCTGATTACAAGCAAACCTTCGTCGACCATTGCCGCTTTCCAAGCCCGGAAATCTGTGCTCAGGGTATCAAGACCAATGGAATCCTATGGAACCTACGCGATTCAAAGCTCCTAAACCTCAATCCCGGTGAAAAAATGCTGCTCAAACGATACCAGTCCATGCGGCACAGAGGCGCCAGACTCAGCGAAAGAGGCAAAGCAGCAATTGAACTCCTTGCCCGCAAGCTAGCAAGGAACAAGAAAACAAAAAGACTATCCATATATCTCCGCCGCAAAATCAAGCTAGACAAACCAGGTGAAAAAGCCGCAGCATCAACAAACTACATTCTCAACAACCTCTACGCACTATCCGGCGCCCTCCTCAAAGGCCACGAGCTAAGTCTCGGGTCCCCAGATACAGAGACCTACGGAGAACCAGAAGATACGGCCATATTCATAACCAAGCGCAGAGACTTCATGGCTTTCACCAGCTGGGAAGAAGGACCAGATCATGGTCAAGAGCGTTTGGCAAGTCTTCTAGTCACCACGTTCCATGGTTATGAGGGAGTGGGAAAGAAGTACGCGCCACAGGATTCGGATGAAGAGGATGCGCCGTGTGTTTTGAAGAACCGTGGGTGGGTGAATGGGGTGTGGGTTGCGAATAGTGGGGTTAGGGAGAAGGTTGTGTTTCCTGTGCCGGGGATTTTGGAGGGTTGTAGGGAGGTTGGTAGAGGTgtgaagaggaagaggaaggcGTGA
- a CDS encoding putative sterol carrier protein has protein sequence MSLKNDAFPTSAAFDAIAQSLSSEADRKDAIKQANAIFAFTLKNNGAQETWYIDLKETGTVGKGAAPDGKTPDVTLITNDADFAKLVAGKANAQRMFMSGKLKVKGAVMKAAKIEPLLKKVQTKAKL, from the exons ATGTCTCTCAAGAACG ACGCTTTCCCTACCTCCGCCGCCTTTGACGCGATCGCGCAGTCCCTTTCTTCCGAAGCCGACCGCAAGGACGCTATCAAGCAAGCCAACGCCATCTTCGCCTTTACCCTAAAGAACAACGGCGCACAGGAGACATGGTACATTGATCTTAAGGAGACGGGCACAGTCGGAAAGGGTGCCGCGCCTGATGGAAAGACTCCTGATGTCACCCTGATCACGAACGATGCCGACTTCGCAAAGCTAGTCGCGGGCAAGGCGAATGCACAGAGGATGTTCATGTCAGGGAAATTGAAGGTCAAAGGCGCTGTGATGAAGGCCGCTAAAATAGAGCCCCTGTTGAAGAAGGTGCAGACAAAGGCGAAGTTGTAG
- a CDS encoding Tymo-45kd-70kd multi-domain protein, with amino-acid sequence MYHSQRQPPSLKRSNSKESQNSYGSAATTVSRASSKLLFGEIPLTPATTADGRSIRSNGSICNLVLSTSSVFLRFWLNDACRDNLLDHMESEDLSSFRLVCHDFSAKAAPRLFEKMTVTFKTSTFSKPARIDALSRIGRHVKTFTFHMPHGPETCLPPIIDPLTGAEQQFIYEPQVQLPQHGPAKDKAPKYGSWEMQDLLIKQYPPLFHAATNVPAFCAAFSQMINLTHLKISCPGSNSPRHRRGVVDYALISLRIAIERAPLYSLSALSLHPIHPCGLLYLHPLHNFGSTPSSAKRWSQIRHLSICMENIPSSPRSRSSHSTEHLRVLHAYLSTLSRSLTRLFFRWKGSRGPCPLSLDREPCLSGQSSKANYADESNIHPSQRVGGAGGGPTPLSFPRLRTLALENAIMDSSQIADFITRHKRSLREFNFEDVKLREGDWDKALEPLTTITGNDSWKQYQEVESMDVPVMLSPVEIAPPPREMAMPREREVRSDVRIMGPLMEEVQEAIEEVGEVRDRLAVRRGWVPPDCREAVTGKNKDKSLAETRDKSKGTVESIWKQLYGMNSYIRNLVPGEVSHEDCVVKVTNWNLAARMLGEAPTNETPQEQESQKAKFAIAAQKATLESTAVGRKASKGDRAWAGKRAQFFRKRQEERIEPLLFDAKLVSAAHTRAAILLPLFIRAKAKRAPVLQRCQQASQAGLILIDCRSQTILWDVPLCTSLYIFWSERISGADFIPSFFMHIDAFVDVVALMDNTQLMKIWNWRMLITCDLIRRYIVARDYLQHFVQRQLASFAIRSYAVVSSKEIEVKKVIFHLSRKLTEAK; translated from the exons ATGTATCACTCACAGCGACAACCACCGTCGCTAAAGCGATCGAATTCCAAAGAGAGCCAGAATAGCTATGGTAGTGCTGCGACTACGGTGTCGCGCGCGAGTTCGAAACTGCTGTTTGGAGAGATTCCATTGACGCCGGCGACGACGGCGGATGGTCGAT CAATTCGCTCAAATGGTTCCATTTGTAACCTGGTTCTTTCTACAAGTTCAGTCTTCTTGCGCTTCTGGCTTAATGATGCATGCCGCGATAATTTGCTCGACCATATGGAATCAGAGGATCTATCAAGCTTCCGTCTCGTATGCCATGACTTTTCTGCCAAAGCAGCGCCCCGGTTGTTCGAAAAGATGACTGTTACATTCAAAACATCTACATTTTCCAAGCCTGCGCGAATTGATGCGCTGTCGAGGATAGGCCGCCACGTCAAGACCTTCACCTTCCACATGCCCCACGGACCAGAAACATGCCTTCCACCCATCATCGACCCCTTGACCGGCGCAGAGCAACAGTTCATCTACGAGCCCCAAGTTCAACTCCCCCAACATGGACCTGCAAAGGACAAGGCGCCAAAGTACGGTAGCTGGGAAATGCAAGACCTACTCATCAAACAATACCCACCCCTGTTCCACGCCGCCACAAACGTCCCCGCCTTCTGCGCCGCCTTCTCCCAAATGATTAATCTTACACATCTTAAAATCTCTTGTCCCGGATCCAACAGCCCACGCCATCGCCGTGGTGTTGTAGACTACGCCCTAATCTCGCTCCGCATCGCCATCGAGCGTGCCCCCTTGTACAGTCTCTCAGCCCTATCCCTCCACCCCATCCACCCGTGCGGCCTCCTCTACCTGCACCCCCTGCACAACTTCGGCAGCACACCTTCATCAGCCAAGCGCTGGAGCCAAATCCGCCATCTATCAATCTGCATGGAAAACATTCCCTCGTCCCCGCGGTCTCGCAGCAGCCACTCTACAGAACACCTCCGCGTCCTACACGCCTACCTCTCCACTCTCTCCCGTAGTCTGACCCGTCTTTTCTTCCGGTGGAAAGGGTCGCGTGGTCCTTGTCCGTTGAGTCTGGATCGTGAACCTTGTTTGTCGGGGCAGTCCAGCAAAGCCAACTATGCGGATGAGAGTAATATTCACCCCTCCCAACGAGTAGGAGGAGCAGGAGGTGGTCCCACACCACTATCTTTCCCCCGCCTTCGCACCCTAGCTCTCGAAAACGCAATCATGGATTCCTCACAGATTGCGGATTTCATCACACGACATAAGCGGTCGCTTCGCGAGTTCAACTTTGAAGACGTCAAACTGAGGGAGGGCGATTGGGACAAGGCGCTTGAGCCGCTGACTACGATTACTGGGAATGATAGCTGGAAACAGTATCAAGAGGTTGAGAGTATGGATGTGCCGGTTATGTTGAGTCCGGTTGAGATTGCTCCGCCGCCGAGGGAAATGGCAATGCCGAGGGAGAGGGAAGTAAGGAGCGATGTCAGGATCATGGGTCCGCTTATGGAGGAGGTGCAGGAGGCGATTGAGGAGGTGGG TGAAGTGAGAGATCGGCTTGCCGTCAGGCGAGGATGGGTGCCGCCAGACTGTCGGGAGGCTGTCACAGGAAAGAACAAAGACAAGAGCCTCGCTGAGACACGGGATAAATCAAAGGGCACTGTTGAGTCTATTTGGAAACAG CTGTACGGCATGAACTCATACATCCGCAACTTGGTGCCAGGCGAAGTTTCACACGAGGACTGTGTCGTGAAAGTCACCAACTGGAACTTGGCAGCACGCATGCTCGGAGAAGCACCTACAAACGAGACCCCTCAAGAGCAAGAGTCCCAGAAGGCAAAGTTC GCAATTGCGGCCCAAAAAGCAACACTGGAGTCCACGGCGGTAGGCCGAAAGGCGAGCAAAGGTGACCGTGCTTGGGCAGGAAAACGGGCACAGTTCTTTAGGAAACGCCAAGAAGAACGAATCGAGCCTCTTCTGTTTGACGCAAAACTTGTCAGCGCAGCTCATACACGAGCTGCCATACTCCTGCCATTGTTTATCCGCGCAAAGGCCAAGAGGGCTCCAGTTTtgcagagatgtcaacaagcaagtcaagctggcttgattcttatcgattgcagatcacagaccattctctgggacgtgccactgtgcacgagcctctatatt TTTTGGAGTGAGAGAATCAGCGGTGCTGACTTTATCCCGTCGTTCTTCATGCACATTGACGCCTTCGTGGATGTAGT TGCTCTCATGGACAACACGCAGTTGATGAAGATATGGAATTGGCGTATGCTGATTACTTGCGATCTCATCCGTCGTTATATTGTTGCGAGGGATTATCTCCAACATTTCGTGCAGCGCCAGCTTGCTTCGTTCGCAATTCGCTCCTATGCCGTCGTATCTTCTAAAGAGATAGAGGTCAAGAAGGTCATCTTCCATCTCAGCCGTAAGCTTACAGAGGCCAAGTAA
- a CDS encoding arrestin has product MNVNIVLEHPHEHYTNLDLIQGKVILRVPHPANVSSIIVKLEGEGRTRLLAPIHPSRPDKQRPVLEVHKFLYQTQVLLPPNTRQEDLNPKAIFPLNSGSFEYPFQFKLPLNTQCQQSNNPISSVSFTNTIPEFAKTPTQHVKATLPPTLSGFPGEAEIRYFVKVTVGRPQFFKENPRAIANFTFLPIEPPRPEKADGEAYARRQHEFLENPGSKSVAGGVQPRVAIDARLPNPAILTANQDIPLRVLVKNVSPRTKNIYLQMLQVELIGYTKVRAHDVSRTESNSWILCSFSNMAIPIGAPSDPLETEVPINPEYWSGKVVPNTVSPSFTSCNLSRFYELEVRVGLGYGSYKHGEDQLIVLPLRLPVKVYSGIAPPTALLAAGFNAESGKPPLHAPPLHTPTTGFSGQPSQPPPAPVYDDAPPSYEEVVGQNLPPINGYRGSYMPPPVPEGAPRFSDEKRR; this is encoded by the exons ATGAATGTCAACATTGTGCTCGAGCATCCGCACGAGCACTATACAAATCTCGACCTCATACAGGGCAAGGTCATTTTGCGTGTGCCCCATCCGGCCAATGTAAGCAGCATCATTGTGAAGCTTGAAGGTGAGGGCAGGACACGGCTACTGGCGCCCATACATCCGAGCAGGCCGGACAAACAGAGACCAGTCCTAGAAGTACACAAGTTCTTGTACCAGACACAGGTCTTGCTCCCACCGAATACACGTCAAGAAGACCTCAATCCAAAGGCTATTTTCCCTTTGAATTCTGGTTCTTTTGAATATCCATTTCAGTTCAAG CTTCCTCTCAATACGCAATGCCAACAGTCGAACAACCCCATCTCCAGTGTCTCCTTTACAAATACGATTCCCGAATTCGCAAAAACACCGACACAACACGTCAAGGCTACACTTCCACCAACGCTTAGTGGATTCCCAGGCGAGGCAGAGATTCGATACTTCGTCAAGGTGACGGTAGGAAGACCACAGTTCTTCAAGGAAAACCCAAGGGCAATTGCAAACTTTACGTTTTTGCCTATTGAGCCTCCGCGGCCCGAAAAGGCAGACGGAGAAGCGTATGCAAGAAGACAACATGAATTTTTGGAGAATCCGGGAAGCAAGTCTGTTGCAGGAGGTGTGCAACCGCGCGTAGCCATTGATGCGCGTTTGCCAAACCCTGCGATACTCACGGCCAACCAAGACATACCGCTGCGGGTTCTTGTCAAGAATGTCAGCCCGCGTACAAAGAACATATATCTGCAAATGCTCCAGGTTGAACTCATTGGATATACCAAAGTGCGGGCGCATGACGTATCCCGTACCGAGTCCAACAGTTGGATCCTGTGCTCGTTCAGCAACATGGCGATACCAATTGGCGCCCCTTCAGACCCGCTAGAAACCGAGGTACCCATCAACCCAGAGTACTGGTCTGGAAAGGTTGTACCAAACACCGTCTCGCCAAGCTTTACATCCTGCAACCTCTCGCGCTTCTACGAGCTCGAAGTGCGCGTCGGACTTGGCTACGGAAGCTACAAGCACGGTGAAGATCAGCTCATTGTGCTACCCCTCCGCTTACCGGTCAAGGTCTACTCTGGCATCGCGCCCCCAACGGCACTACTAGCAGCTGGGTTCAATGCAGAATCGGGAAAACCCCCACTTCATGCACCACCTCTTCATACTCCTACCACGGGCTTCAGCGGCCAACCTTCCCAGCCTCCGCCAGCTCCTGTATATGATGATGCCCCGCCAAGCTACGAAGAAGTCGTTGGCCAGAATCTACCGCCTATTAATGGGTATAGGGGAAGTTATATGCCTCCTCCCGTTCCCGAGGGCGCCCCAAGATTCTCCGACGAGAAGAGACGATGA
- a CDS encoding LipA, acetyltransferase and hydrolase protein, which produces MIRTCTRATLRSPISRPVTYTLIPKYACRQFSSSQWRKEDPRISDFGREIVDEFAVMREKYDTPKNTIVLAHGLLGFDELRLAGQFIPGIQYWRGITDALAHKGIEVIVAAVPPSGSIEARSAKLAESIALKAKGKQVNIIAGLDSRYMISQLRPTDFKILSLTTIATPHRGSAFADYMFETIGQRRIKRVYKVMEYFGLETGAFSQLTQAYMKNVFNPKTPDIPDVKYYSYGASLEPSKWSVFSPSHAIIKPIEGVNDGLVSVHSSQWGDYKGTLIGVSHLDLINWTNRLKWFFWELTGSKRNFNAIAFYLDICDMLAKEKL; this is translated from the exons ATGATACGAACATGTACTCGGGCGACTCTTCGCTCGCCTATTTCGAGGCCAGTGACATATACTCTAATACCAAAGTATGCCTGTCGTCAGTTCAGCAGCTCGCAATGGCGCAAAGAAGACCCGCGCATCTCAGACTTTGGTCGCGAGATTGTCGATGAGTTTGCTGTAATGCGCGAGAAATATG ATACTCCT AAAAACACCATAGTCCTGGCACATGGGCTCCTTGGATTTGACGAATTGCGTCTTGCCGGCCAATTCATACCAGGAATACAATACTGGCGGGGAATCACAGATGCACTGGCACATAAAGGCATCGAAGTCATCGTCGCTGCAGTGCCACCCAGTGGGAGCATCGAGGCAAGATCAGCCAAGTTGGCCGAGAGTATTGCGCTCAAAGCAAAGGGAAAGCAGGTCAACATCATCGC GGGTCTCGACTCACGATACATGATCAGCCAACTTCGACCGACCGACTTCAAGATCCTTTCCCTCACCACCATTGCGACTCCACACAGAGGCTCTGCCTTTGCTGATTACATGTTTGAGACAATAGGCC AGCGCCGTATCAAGCGAGTTTACAAGGTCATGGAGTACTTTGGCCTTGAAACTGGCGCCTTCTCACAGCTCACACAAGCATATATGAAGAATGTTTTCAACCCCAAGACACCGGATATACCGGACGTCAAGTATTACTCGTATGGCGCGTCGCTGGAGCCCAGCAAATGGTCCGTCTTTTCGCCTTCGCATGCGATTATCAAGCCAATAGAGGGGGTAAACGATGGGCTGGTTAG CGTCCATTCAAGCCAGTGGGGTGATTATAAAGGTACTTTGATTGGCGTAAGCCATCTTGACCTGATCAACTGGACGAATCGTCTCAAGTGGTTCTTCTGGGAACTCACGGGGAGCAAGCGCAA TTTTAACGCTATTGCATTCTATTTAGATATATGTG ATATGCTAGCAAAAGAAAAGCTGTAG